In a genomic window of Streptomyces koelreuteriae:
- a CDS encoding cysteine hydrolase family protein: MAGSALLVMDIQRDVVAIADDGSGYLPRLRRAIDGARAAGIPVIYVVMGLRPGDPEVSPRNKVITNAVRAGLFTEGAPGTEIHDDVAPQQGDVVVTKRRGSAFSGSDLDLILRAREIDSLVLTGIATSAVVLSTLWHAIDLDFGLTVLADGCLDTDPEIHKMLTERLFPQWADVMAVEDWLKAIRPQ, encoded by the coding sequence ATGGCGGGCAGTGCTCTTCTGGTGATGGACATCCAACGGGACGTCGTGGCCATCGCCGACGACGGTTCCGGATATCTGCCGCGTTTGCGCAGGGCGATCGACGGTGCCCGGGCTGCCGGCATCCCCGTGATCTACGTGGTGATGGGGTTACGGCCGGGCGATCCGGAAGTCAGCCCTCGCAACAAGGTGATCACAAACGCCGTGCGGGCCGGCCTGTTCACCGAGGGCGCCCCTGGCACCGAGATCCATGACGACGTCGCGCCCCAGCAGGGCGACGTGGTGGTGACCAAGAGGCGAGGGAGCGCATTCTCGGGCAGCGACCTCGACTTGATACTCAGGGCTCGCGAAATCGACAGCCTTGTTCTCACCGGCATCGCCACCAGCGCTGTAGTGCTGTCCACTCTCTGGCACGCCATCGACCTGGACTTCGGCCTCACCGTCCTGGCGGATGGCTGCCTCGACACCGACCCTGAGATCCACAAGATGCTCACCGAGAGGCTGTTCCCGCAATGGGCAGATGTCATGGCCGTCGAGGACTGGCTGAAAGCCATCAGACCGCAATAG
- a CDS encoding phosphotransferase family protein, which translates to MSRHLEVGERVVKAEALHGGITAEMLRLTVGVQNGDTRDLVLRSFVDSRHVRHAADWLSREADALTLLTGTEVPAPELLAVDSTAAHCEFPSLLMTHLAGRTILDDEGLETRVPLLARQLVTIHAVRPTQPLREYVALTTADTVVVPKCAEAAVWAAAIDVIRKPAPPYQGRFLHRDFQPGNLLFDESPPQPTGARITGVVDWATASWGPADLDVAHCSTNLALLHGPTWGLRFAEVYEEAGGALAAAAGARLYWQVRDALACSEEVQQVARPWREAGRAELTTRVVEERLNAYVSALMNAGG; encoded by the coding sequence GTGAGCCGGCACCTCGAGGTCGGCGAACGGGTCGTCAAAGCCGAGGCGCTGCACGGCGGCATTACGGCCGAAATGCTCAGGCTGACCGTCGGCGTGCAGAACGGAGACACGCGTGACCTGGTCCTGCGGAGCTTCGTCGACTCGCGCCACGTGAGGCACGCCGCGGACTGGCTGAGCCGGGAGGCCGACGCCCTGACCCTACTCACGGGGACCGAGGTGCCGGCTCCTGAACTACTCGCCGTTGATTCAACGGCGGCACACTGCGAGTTTCCCTCGCTCCTGATGACACATCTGGCCGGCCGGACGATCCTCGACGATGAGGGACTGGAGACGCGCGTACCTCTACTGGCCCGTCAACTCGTGACGATCCACGCGGTACGTCCCACCCAGCCGCTCCGGGAGTATGTGGCGTTGACGACCGCCGACACCGTCGTGGTTCCGAAGTGCGCCGAGGCGGCAGTATGGGCCGCGGCGATCGACGTGATCCGCAAGCCCGCGCCGCCCTACCAAGGTCGCTTCCTGCACCGGGACTTCCAGCCCGGCAACCTGCTGTTCGACGAGTCGCCCCCACAGCCCACCGGTGCCCGGATTACCGGTGTCGTCGACTGGGCGACGGCCTCCTGGGGCCCGGCGGATCTCGATGTCGCGCACTGCTCGACCAATCTCGCGCTGCTGCACGGCCCGACGTGGGGCCTGCGGTTCGCCGAGGTGTACGAGGAGGCCGGCGGAGCGTTGGCCGCGGCTGCGGGCGCACGGCTGTATTGGCAGGTGCGGGACGCGCTGGCGTGCTCAGAAGAAGTGCAGCAGGTGGCGCGGCCATGGCGGGAGGCAGGCAGGGCAGAGCTGACGACGCGTGTCGTGGAGGAACGACTGAACGCCTATGTCAGCGCCTTGATGAACGCAGGGGGCTGA
- a CDS encoding alpha/beta hydrolase produces the protein MSDARPLRSRRPGLAAGACIIAGVVLAAIGAVGAWLQHDAPGRSAEPRTEFTANNPPAGLPTALTTGQHLRWSRCSSPPTARTGYDCATMKVPLDYRKPDGRTIDVALIRRKATGPNARRIGSLVLNFGGPGVSGVSGLPERLNQYETLLDRYDLVSFDPRGVGATIPVRCGKSADDTGYDGADACAEHSGALLPYIGTSHTARDLDLMRYLLGDERLYYFGVSYGTALGAVYAHLHPSHVGRLVLEASVDPTENLNEEQVSQVKAVQAAFDRFAAHCAARIRHCPTGDGPEEAARRMVRLADRLEKKPAPAGGGRNLDADDLANTVSDHLGLGTDGWAPLAKALTALIDHNDGRPLSKGADHIGSADRAATPRDNSRAAQTAITCADSSLRPGFERLDRDEARVKAASPVFGAAWSTGVYLCYDWPFDGERTTLQVNADGAAPVLVVGGTGDPTTPYPGARHMARALGDGVGVLLTAEEEGHGTYPQNRCVTETVDYYLRTGRTPAPGTVCRGSMS, from the coding sequence ATGAGTGACGCACGTCCGTTACGAAGCCGCAGACCGGGCCTCGCGGCCGGCGCGTGCATCATCGCCGGGGTCGTCCTCGCCGCGATCGGGGCCGTCGGCGCCTGGCTCCAGCACGACGCTCCCGGCCGGAGTGCGGAGCCGCGTACGGAGTTCACCGCGAACAACCCGCCCGCCGGTCTGCCCACCGCGCTCACCACGGGCCAGCACCTCCGCTGGTCCCGCTGCTCCTCGCCGCCCACCGCGCGCACGGGCTACGACTGCGCCACCATGAAGGTCCCCCTGGACTACCGGAAGCCGGACGGCAGGACGATCGACGTCGCCTTGATCCGCCGCAAGGCCACCGGCCCGAACGCCCGGCGCATCGGCTCGCTCGTCCTCAACTTCGGCGGCCCCGGCGTGTCCGGCGTGTCCGGACTGCCCGAACGCCTCAACCAGTACGAGACGCTCCTCGACCGCTACGACCTGGTCTCCTTCGACCCGCGCGGCGTCGGCGCGACCATCCCCGTGCGATGCGGGAAGTCCGCGGACGACACCGGCTACGACGGGGCCGACGCCTGCGCCGAGCACTCCGGGGCGCTCCTCCCGTACATCGGCACCTCGCACACCGCGCGCGACCTCGACCTGATGCGCTACCTCCTCGGCGACGAGCGGCTGTACTACTTCGGCGTCTCGTACGGAACGGCGCTCGGCGCGGTCTACGCCCACCTGCACCCGTCGCACGTCGGACGGCTCGTCCTCGAAGCGTCCGTCGATCCGACCGAGAACCTCAACGAGGAGCAGGTGTCGCAGGTCAAGGCGGTCCAGGCGGCGTTCGACCGGTTCGCCGCGCACTGCGCGGCCCGTATCCGCCACTGCCCGACCGGCGATGGGCCCGAGGAGGCCGCGCGGCGTATGGTGCGCCTGGCCGACCGCCTGGAGAAGAAGCCCGCCCCGGCCGGCGGCGGAAGGAACCTCGACGCCGACGACCTCGCGAACACCGTCAGCGACCATCTCGGCCTCGGCACGGACGGCTGGGCGCCGCTCGCCAAGGCCCTCACCGCGCTGATCGACCACAACGACGGCCGTCCGCTGAGCAAAGGCGCGGACCACATCGGCTCCGCCGACCGCGCGGCGACCCCGCGCGACAACAGCCGCGCCGCCCAGACCGCGATCACCTGCGCGGACTCCAGTCTGCGCCCCGGCTTCGAACGCCTCGACAGGGACGAGGCCCGCGTCAAAGCCGCCTCACCTGTCTTCGGCGCGGCCTGGTCCACCGGTGTCTACCTCTGTTACGACTGGCCGTTCGACGGCGAGCGCACCACGCTTCAGGTGAACGCCGACGGCGCGGCCCCCGTCCTGGTGGTCGGCGGCACCGGCGACCCGACCACCCCCTACCCCGGTGCCCGCCACATGGCCCGCGCCCTGGGCGACGGTGTCGGCGTCCTCCTGACGGCCGAGGAGGAGGGCCACGGCACATACCCGCAGAACCGCTGCGTCACGGAGACGGTCGACTACTACCTCCGCACCGGCCGCACCCCCGCACCGGGAACGGTGTGCCGGGGCAGCATGTCCTGA
- a CDS encoding GNAT family N-acetyltransferase yields the protein MITRAYEAGDRTGVRQVYADAMSLAYAEILSPDVLRVSLAAGWRGLLRGHSVIVAVDELDIVGFVDVASGDEPGHCYVYDLFVAPQAQGAGVGRRLMEAAHKAMDGMGATQRFLWVLEGNERAMAFYEREGWRRDGQRVLSSRGVHRLRYQYGRGAGASSRTPSLSPEK from the coding sequence ATGATCACGAGGGCGTACGAAGCTGGCGACCGCACTGGCGTCCGCCAGGTGTACGCGGACGCGATGTCGTTGGCCTACGCCGAGATTCTGTCTCCAGACGTTCTCCGCGTCAGCCTTGCCGCAGGGTGGCGCGGCCTACTCCGAGGTCACAGCGTGATCGTGGCTGTCGACGAGCTCGACATCGTTGGGTTCGTCGACGTCGCCTCGGGCGACGAACCGGGCCACTGCTATGTGTACGACCTCTTTGTCGCGCCGCAGGCACAGGGAGCCGGTGTCGGACGACGCCTCATGGAAGCAGCTCACAAAGCAATGGACGGCATGGGAGCAACCCAACGGTTCCTGTGGGTGCTGGAGGGGAATGAGCGGGCCATGGCGTTCTATGAGCGAGAGGGGTGGCGGCGCGACGGTCAGCGCGTGCTGAGTAGTCGAGGCGTGCATCGCTTGAGATATCAGTACGGGCGCGGCGCGGGAGCCTCGAGCCGGACGCCAAGTCTGAGTCCAGAGAAGTGA
- a CDS encoding MFS transporter, which produces MSSRAPGSTIKRMPAALAPLHHRPFRHLFIGTTANLLGNGWRILFLLYGAVLADRLPRGPLLVGSSLAGAASQAVIATLVLTDSAAIPLLMALTVINGASSSCYQPAAQALLPQTVPAESRRTALALSRIAGSSATIVGASLGGVLVAAVGPGWRLAVDALSFALAAVCFALVRVRVTPPSPSPGVVHELRVGWQEFTSRSWVWVIVVAFCFLNAGITASFTVLGPAVADSTGIGRTGWGVAVAAGSLGAVADGVLSPPGPRLRLQRPRLLPRTPPRPVRRRTRRTPPRPPSHPLRGRRAHPPRHPRHALHPRAGKHTGEMTWQAASVLEYRLWLAAVPEPLPEAEARIYWRVKDLPTPTLDEALKQADYAYVGSWQDKHLAEIPQSGRCPAVRIFDWLFYRGTIDCYQAPILDARLRDELIELHQPRPNDLPAESTNTDELATFLTAHLGWHLLPEEPPPPTTTPPQATSGSRADDQDG; this is translated from the coding sequence ATGAGCAGCCGCGCACCCGGCTCGACGATCAAGCGCATGCCTGCCGCCCTGGCACCTCTGCACCACCGCCCGTTCCGTCATCTCTTCATCGGTACGACGGCCAACCTGCTCGGCAACGGGTGGCGCATCCTCTTCCTGCTGTACGGCGCGGTACTGGCCGACCGGCTGCCACGCGGCCCGCTGCTGGTCGGCAGCAGCCTGGCCGGCGCCGCGAGCCAGGCGGTGATCGCCACCCTGGTCCTCACCGACAGCGCCGCCATCCCCCTGCTCATGGCGCTGACCGTGATCAACGGGGCGTCGAGTTCCTGCTACCAGCCCGCCGCCCAGGCCCTGCTGCCCCAGACCGTGCCGGCCGAGTCCCGCCGCACCGCCCTCGCGCTCTCCAGGATCGCGGGCAGCAGCGCGACGATCGTCGGCGCCTCACTGGGCGGCGTACTGGTCGCCGCGGTCGGCCCCGGCTGGCGCCTGGCCGTCGACGCCCTCAGTTTCGCGCTCGCGGCGGTGTGCTTCGCGCTGGTCCGCGTCCGGGTCACGCCGCCCTCGCCCAGCCCCGGTGTGGTGCATGAACTGCGCGTCGGCTGGCAGGAATTCACTTCCCGCAGCTGGGTGTGGGTGATCGTGGTGGCCTTCTGCTTCCTCAACGCCGGCATCACCGCCTCGTTCACCGTCCTCGGCCCGGCCGTCGCCGACAGCACCGGGATCGGCCGCACCGGCTGGGGCGTGGCCGTCGCCGCGGGCTCACTCGGCGCGGTCGCCGACGGCGTCCTGTCACCGCCTGGCCCGCGCCTACGCCTACAGCGACCTCGGCTCCTACCTCGCACTCCCCCTCGCCCAGTTCGCCGCCGGACCCGCCGTACTCCTCCTCGACCTCCAAGCCACCCTCTACGCGGCCGCCGCGCTCATCCTCCTCGCCACCCTCGCCACGCCCTCCATCCGCGCGCTGGTAAGCACACAGGTGAAATGACCTGGCAAGCTGCTTCGGTGCTCGAATATCGCCTCTGGCTTGCCGCAGTCCCGGAACCTCTGCCTGAAGCCGAAGCCCGTATCTACTGGAGGGTGAAGGATCTCCCCACCCCGACCCTCGACGAAGCGTTGAAGCAAGCGGACTACGCCTACGTCGGCTCCTGGCAGGACAAGCATCTGGCGGAAATACCCCAATCTGGCCGCTGCCCTGCTGTCCGCATCTTCGACTGGCTGTTCTATCGAGGGACCATCGACTGCTACCAAGCACCGATTCTGGATGCCCGGCTACGGGATGAACTGATTGAGCTCCACCAGCCCCGGCCGAATGACCTACCTGCGGAGTCCACCAATACGGACGAACTCGCCACCTTCCTCACGGCCCACCTCGGCTGGCACCTGCTGCCTGAGGAGCCGCCACCCCCAACCACGACACCGCCCCAGGCGACTTCGGGCAGCCGGGCCGACGACCAGGACGGCTGA
- a CDS encoding nuclear transport factor 2 family protein yields MEPSKTIQMLWARMHARDWEGVGELLADDVVVEWPVSGERICGRENYVRINAEYPEGWSIKVLRVLAFGDEVVSEVEVPHDALGIHRVASFWTVRNGMVVSGREYWTELGADPSPAWRAPYVERL; encoded by the coding sequence ATGGAACCCTCGAAGACCATTCAGATGCTCTGGGCCCGTATGCATGCCCGGGATTGGGAAGGCGTCGGCGAGCTGCTGGCGGACGATGTAGTTGTGGAATGGCCGGTCAGTGGTGAACGCATCTGCGGCCGGGAGAACTACGTACGCATCAACGCGGAGTATCCGGAGGGCTGGTCGATCAAGGTTCTCCGCGTCCTGGCGTTCGGGGACGAAGTCGTTTCTGAGGTTGAGGTTCCTCACGACGCGTTGGGTATCCACCGGGTGGCGTCCTTCTGGACTGTCCGCAACGGCATGGTCGTCAGCGGCCGCGAATACTGGACGGAGCTTGGAGCGGATCCTTCTCCGGCATGGCGGGCTCCGTATGTCGAGCGCCTCTGA
- a CDS encoding YrhB domain-containing protein — protein MELVKALLSRQRQESPWMARLPELAVYEIKEHALGWLVVWQSVEYIRSGDIGKMLVGHGPYLVDRQDGSIHHIPATTYVADVWQDLHLQQIRGVRPPDPLVAAVEALVHSEGTMAAMRHLRKRAPLLGLQQAKA, from the coding sequence GTGGAGCTGGTCAAGGCCCTGCTGTCGAGACAGCGGCAGGAGTCACCATGGATGGCACGACTACCCGAGCTCGCTGTCTACGAGATAAAGGAGCACGCTCTCGGGTGGCTGGTCGTCTGGCAATCGGTGGAGTACATCCGCAGCGGCGACATTGGGAAGATGCTGGTGGGCCACGGGCCCTACCTAGTCGACCGGCAGGACGGGAGCATCCACCACATCCCTGCCACCACATACGTCGCCGATGTCTGGCAAGATCTCCACCTCCAGCAGATCAGGGGCGTCCGGCCGCCCGATCCGCTGGTCGCGGCCGTTGAAGCGCTCGTCCACTCCGAGGGGACCATGGCCGCGATGCGCCACCTGCGGAAGCGGGCCCCACTGTTGGGGCTGCAGCAGGCGAAGGCCTAG
- a CDS encoding class I SAM-dependent methyltransferase, with the protein MDSIPANRRLWNRISSAYQHEHDPQIGAAPRLWGMYSIPDTHLHALGDVTGKRVLELGCGAGQWSRALAAEGATVVGLDLSEAQLTAALRAMGSARYPLVQGAAEQLPFAADSFDLVFCDFGGLSWAPPHLAVPQAARILRRGGRLVFNVASPWFEACYDEAAGRVTTTLQQDYFGLNTIAEDDGATSYQLTYGGWVKVLRGAGLIIDDLIEPRPELGTPNGYNETDPPDWAHRWPAELLWVTHKP; encoded by the coding sequence GTGGACAGCATCCCCGCGAACCGGCGGCTCTGGAACCGGATCAGCAGCGCCTACCAGCACGAGCACGATCCGCAGATCGGCGCCGCACCTCGGCTGTGGGGCATGTACTCCATCCCCGACACGCACCTGCACGCCCTGGGCGACGTCACCGGCAAGCGTGTCCTCGAACTCGGCTGCGGCGCCGGCCAGTGGTCCAGGGCGCTCGCCGCCGAGGGCGCCACCGTGGTCGGGCTCGACCTGTCCGAAGCCCAACTCACCGCAGCACTCCGCGCGATGGGATCTGCTCGCTACCCGCTGGTGCAAGGCGCCGCCGAACAACTCCCCTTCGCCGCCGACAGCTTCGACCTGGTGTTCTGCGACTTCGGTGGGCTCAGCTGGGCGCCCCCGCACCTGGCCGTCCCGCAGGCCGCACGCATCCTGCGCCGCGGTGGGCGCCTGGTGTTCAATGTCGCCAGCCCATGGTTCGAAGCCTGCTACGACGAAGCCGCCGGCCGCGTGACCACGACGCTGCAGCAGGACTACTTCGGGCTGAACACCATCGCCGAAGACGACGGCGCGACCAGCTATCAGCTCACCTACGGCGGCTGGGTCAAGGTCCTGCGCGGCGCGGGTCTCATCATCGATGACCTCATCGAGCCGCGGCCCGAGCTCGGAACACCCAACGGCTACAACGAAACCGACCCACCCGACTGGGCACACCGCTGGCCGGCGGAACTGCTCTGGGTAACCCACAAACCGTAA
- a CDS encoding winged helix-turn-helix transcriptional regulator, giving the protein MTTDAFLADCRARLAFDLLSNTWNAVVLWALRDGPRRPVELRERIGGISSKVLTETLRRLQFNGLVDRQADPDAPSRVEYRLTSLGRTLLAPIDAFGAWAFQYGDQVMAAQEAACTPAPAKQSAVPLGSGPGSRRPAGSAPAAC; this is encoded by the coding sequence GTGACGACTGATGCCTTCCTCGCCGACTGCCGCGCACGCCTCGCCTTCGACCTGCTTTCCAACACCTGGAACGCCGTCGTGCTCTGGGCCCTGCGCGACGGCCCCAGGCGCCCGGTCGAACTACGGGAGCGGATCGGGGGCATCAGCTCCAAGGTCCTCACCGAGACTCTGCGCCGACTGCAGTTCAACGGACTGGTCGACCGGCAGGCAGACCCTGACGCACCATCACGGGTCGAGTATCGACTCACGTCTCTGGGCCGGACCTTGCTGGCGCCCATCGACGCCTTCGGCGCGTGGGCCTTCCAGTACGGCGATCAGGTCATGGCCGCCCAGGAAGCAGCATGCACGCCCGCCCCGGCGAAGCAGAGCGCGGTGCCCTTGGGGTCAGGGCCCGGATCGCGTCGGCCGGCAGGATCCGCTCCTGCCGCATGCTGA